One window of Cohnella hashimotonis genomic DNA carries:
- a CDS encoding ABC transporter permease, protein MNLRKRLRELPLHVMLLPGVVILFVYSYIPMVGITIAFQKFDPIKGLFGSEWTGTDNFRYVIQMPDIVQVLWNTVFIASMKIAAGLIVPIIVALLLNELKNQLVKRGVQTLIYLPHFLSWVILGGILIDILSPSQGIVAQLFKAMGLDPIFFLGSNQWFPFVIVLSDIWKEFGFGTIVFLAAITGINPSLYEAAIMDGASHWRQTWHVTLPGMMPIIVLMATLSLGNVLNAGFDQIFNLYGPVVYESGDILDTLIYRMGLIDAQFGVATAIGLLKSVVSTILISVSYYMAYRIANYRIF, encoded by the coding sequence ATGAACTTAAGGAAACGGCTGCGCGAGCTTCCCTTGCACGTCATGCTGCTGCCGGGTGTCGTTATCTTATTCGTCTACAGCTATATCCCCATGGTCGGAATCACGATTGCCTTCCAGAAGTTCGATCCGATCAAGGGCTTGTTCGGGTCCGAATGGACGGGAACGGACAACTTTCGATATGTGATACAGATGCCGGACATTGTGCAGGTACTGTGGAATACGGTGTTCATCGCCTCCATGAAAATCGCGGCCGGACTGATCGTCCCGATCATCGTCGCGCTGCTCCTCAATGAGCTGAAGAACCAGCTAGTCAAACGAGGCGTTCAAACGCTGATTTACCTGCCGCACTTTCTGTCCTGGGTCATCCTCGGCGGCATTCTGATCGACATTTTATCTCCTTCGCAGGGCATTGTCGCGCAATTGTTCAAAGCGATGGGCCTTGATCCGATTTTTTTCCTGGGCTCCAATCAGTGGTTCCCGTTCGTCATCGTCCTGTCGGATATTTGGAAGGAGTTCGGCTTCGGCACGATCGTGTTCTTGGCCGCGATCACGGGGATCAATCCCTCGCTGTACGAAGCGGCCATCATGGACGGCGCGTCGCATTGGCGCCAGACCTGGCATGTCACGCTGCCCGGCATGATGCCAATCATCGTGCTAATGGCGACATTAAGCCTCGGTAATGTCCTGAATGCCGGGTTCGACCAGATCTTTAACCTCTACGGACCCGTCGTCTACGAGAGCGGCGATATCCTCGATACTTTAATTTATCGGATGGGCCTGATCGACGCGCAGTTCGGCGTAGCGACCGCCATCGGGCTGCTGAAGTCGGTCGTCTCCACGATCCTCATTTCCGTTTCCTACTACATGGCGTACCGCATCGCCAATTACCGTATTTTCTGA
- a CDS encoding carbohydrate ABC transporter permease, which yields MYRRLSFGRRAFLTGNYIFLVGLSVLCLLPLIHVLAISFSSSSAAAAGLVKLWPVDFTLSSYRYILKKPEFFASFGVTLERVALGLSVNIALSILCAYPLSKEIKDFKYRTVYAWYFIFTILFGGGLIPWYMTINKTGLIDSIWALVIPGAVPVFNVILLLNFFRGLPKEIEESAFIDGAGHWRVLWTMYVPLSMPSLATISLFTVVGHWNAWFDGLILMNFPENYPLSTYLQLMVINSNPMKLDMANMKDFAEISDRTTRASQIFLGALPILLVYPFLQKYFVKGIVLGSVKG from the coding sequence TTGTATCGTCGGCTTTCGTTCGGGCGAAGGGCTTTCTTGACGGGAAACTATATCTTTCTTGTCGGCCTCTCCGTCCTTTGTCTGCTGCCGCTCATCCATGTGCTGGCCATTTCGTTCAGCTCCAGCTCTGCCGCGGCGGCCGGCCTGGTCAAGCTGTGGCCCGTCGATTTTACGCTCTCCTCTTACCGCTACATTTTGAAAAAACCGGAGTTCTTCGCCTCCTTCGGCGTCACGCTGGAACGGGTGGCGCTGGGGCTCAGCGTCAACATCGCGCTTTCGATTTTATGCGCTTATCCGTTGTCCAAGGAAATCAAGGACTTCAAGTACCGTACGGTCTATGCCTGGTACTTCATCTTTACAATTCTGTTCGGCGGCGGGCTTATTCCCTGGTACATGACGATTAATAAAACCGGGCTGATCGATTCGATCTGGGCGCTTGTCATTCCCGGGGCGGTACCGGTGTTCAACGTCATCCTGCTGCTCAACTTCTTCCGCGGCTTACCGAAGGAAATCGAGGAATCCGCTTTTATCGACGGCGCCGGTCACTGGCGGGTGCTGTGGACGATGTACGTTCCGTTGTCCATGCCTTCGCTGGCGACGATCTCCTTGTTCACGGTCGTCGGCCATTGGAACGCCTGGTTCGACGGGCTCATCCTGATGAACTTTCCGGAAAATTATCCGTTGTCGACGTATTTGCAGCTGATGGTCATCAACAGCAATCCGATGAAGCTGGACATGGCCAACATGAAGGATTTCGCCGAGATTTCCGACCGGACGACGCGCGCGTCGCAGATTTTCCTGGGCGCCTTGCCGATTTTGCTGGTGTACCCGTTTTTGCAAAAATATTTCGTGAAAGGCATCGTCCTGGGAAGCGTGAAGGGATGA
- a CDS encoding Gfo/Idh/MocA family protein, whose amino-acid sequence MTRVAVIGYGLQIKRLLGIMKQQDDSCAVAAIADPRSETIRGEMIAEGADVSGIRFYADADEMLDHGPYDGVCIGTRCSLHTEMAVKVLAKGWPLYVEKPISTTMADLIRLRDAYERSARPPVVVSFPLRVTPHVQLVKSIIDSGKIGTVEHVQAVNNVAYGGVYFHYWYRDERETQGLFLQKATHDLDYISYVLGANPRQVCAMTSKRIFTGSKPAGLMCKDCEDQDTCQESPQNLRKAGEVPIGDYCCFAVDTGNEDSGSVIIQYESGMHVNYSQNFFVRKKAGARGARFMGYKGTVEFDWHSSDVKVYMHHTPVVETHSIDLAAFSGGHGGGDDVLIGNFIDIMKGRTAVSISPIEAGLLSALTCLKAKASAETGTFQAVSWPDR is encoded by the coding sequence ATGACACGAGTTGCGGTGATCGGTTACGGTCTTCAAATCAAGCGGCTGCTGGGCATTATGAAGCAGCAGGACGACAGCTGCGCGGTCGCGGCAATCGCGGATCCTCGCAGCGAGACGATCCGCGGCGAGATGATCGCGGAGGGGGCCGACGTCTCGGGCATCCGGTTCTATGCGGATGCGGACGAGATGCTGGACCACGGCCCCTACGATGGCGTCTGTATCGGCACCCGGTGCTCCTTGCACACGGAGATGGCGGTCAAGGTGCTGGCCAAAGGATGGCCGTTGTACGTGGAAAAGCCGATCTCGACGACGATGGCGGATCTGATCCGGCTGCGGGACGCGTACGAACGCTCGGCCAGGCCGCCTGTCGTGGTGTCTTTTCCGCTGCGGGTAACGCCGCATGTGCAGCTGGTCAAGTCGATCATCGATTCGGGCAAGATCGGCACGGTCGAGCATGTGCAGGCCGTAAACAACGTCGCGTACGGAGGCGTGTATTTCCACTATTGGTACAGGGACGAGCGGGAAACGCAGGGCTTGTTTTTGCAGAAGGCCACGCATGACCTGGACTATATCAGCTACGTATTGGGCGCCAATCCCCGGCAGGTTTGCGCGATGACCTCCAAGCGGATTTTCACCGGCAGCAAGCCTGCCGGACTGATGTGCAAAGATTGCGAGGACCAGGACACCTGCCAGGAAAGCCCGCAAAACCTGCGCAAAGCCGGAGAAGTGCCGATCGGCGATTACTGCTGCTTCGCGGTGGACACGGGCAACGAGGACTCGGGCAGCGTGATCATCCAATACGAGAGCGGCATGCACGTCAATTACTCGCAAAATTTCTTCGTTCGGAAAAAGGCAGGCGCAAGAGGCGCACGATTCATGGGCTATAAAGGCACGGTCGAATTCGACTGGCACAGCAGCGACGTCAAGGTCTACATGCATCATACGCCCGTCGTCGAAACGCACAGCATCGATCTGGCGGCGTTCTCCGGCGGCCACGGCGGCGGCGACGACGTGCTGATCGGCAATTTCATCGACATTATGAAGGGCAGAACGGCGGTCTCGATCTCCCCGATCGAAGCGGGACTGCTGAGCGCGTTGACCTGCCTGAAGGCGAAGGCGTCCGCGGAAACGGGAACCTTCCAGGCCGTAAGCTGGCCGGACAGATAA
- a CDS encoding glycoside hydrolase family 35 protein: MAIFKIEGGQFRLDDKPLRILSGSIHYFRVVPEYWEDRLRKLKACGLNTVETYVAWNVHEPEEGRFEFAGIADLVRFIELAGSLDLHVMIRPSPYICAEWDFGGLPAWLLADPAMRLRCYHQPYLDKVDRYYDRLIPLLKPLLCTNGGPIIAIQIENEYGSYGDDTAYLQYLERALSERGVDVPLFTSDGPVDFLLQGGMVPGVLETVNFGEKPREAFEILRQYQQDQPLMCTEFWDGHFDHWGEKHHRRDAREIAELLDEMLSLGASVNLYMFHGGTNFGFYNGANIMDDVYLPDVTSYDYDAPLNEAGEPTEKYYAIRETIAKYTQAEPPALPEPIRKQAYGEVTMTEQVSLFDSLARLSTPQSRTCPEPMESLGQDYGFILYTARLSGPREENELVLQEVRDRALVFFDGAYLGVIERADGEKRIRLSVPAGGGELRILVENMGRTNFGPYLSDRKGITEGVRFGNQYIYGWTIHTLPLRDLSGLAYGGEVRKQESPSFYRGAFEVEEPADTFLALKGWSKGVAYVNGFNLGRYWHIGPQQTLYVPAPLLRKGKNELVLFELHGADAPVARLTDEAMLG; encoded by the coding sequence ATGGCGATTTTCAAGATAGAAGGCGGGCAGTTTCGGTTGGATGACAAGCCGCTGCGGATCTTGTCCGGCTCCATCCATTACTTCCGCGTGGTGCCCGAGTACTGGGAGGACCGGCTGCGAAAGCTGAAGGCGTGCGGGCTTAATACGGTGGAAACCTATGTAGCCTGGAACGTTCACGAACCGGAGGAAGGAAGGTTCGAGTTTGCCGGCATTGCGGACCTGGTTCGTTTTATCGAGCTTGCGGGTTCGCTGGACCTGCATGTTATGATCCGGCCGAGCCCCTATATTTGCGCGGAATGGGATTTCGGCGGGCTGCCGGCCTGGCTGCTGGCCGATCCCGCCATGCGGCTGCGTTGCTATCATCAGCCGTATCTCGATAAAGTGGACCGCTACTACGATCGGCTGATCCCGCTGCTGAAGCCGCTGCTGTGCACGAACGGCGGACCGATTATCGCGATACAGATCGAAAACGAGTACGGCAGCTACGGCGACGATACGGCGTACTTGCAGTATCTGGAGCGGGCGCTGTCGGAGAGAGGCGTGGACGTTCCGCTGTTCACCTCGGACGGTCCCGTCGATTTCCTGCTGCAGGGCGGCATGGTGCCGGGCGTGCTGGAGACGGTCAATTTCGGCGAGAAGCCCCGGGAAGCGTTCGAGATCCTGCGACAGTACCAGCAGGATCAGCCGCTCATGTGCACGGAGTTCTGGGACGGGCACTTCGACCATTGGGGAGAAAAGCACCATCGGCGGGACGCGAGGGAGATCGCGGAGCTGCTGGACGAGATGCTGAGCCTTGGCGCATCGGTCAATCTGTACATGTTTCACGGCGGCACGAACTTCGGCTTTTACAATGGGGCGAACATCATGGACGACGTCTATCTGCCGGACGTGACCAGCTACGATTATGACGCGCCGTTGAACGAAGCGGGCGAACCGACCGAGAAGTATTACGCGATTCGGGAGACGATCGCCAAGTATACGCAGGCGGAGCCGCCTGCATTGCCTGAGCCGATCCGCAAGCAGGCCTACGGCGAGGTGACGATGACGGAGCAGGTGTCGTTGTTCGATTCGCTGGCGCGATTGTCGACGCCGCAGTCGCGGACGTGTCCGGAGCCGATGGAGTCGCTGGGACAGGACTATGGCTTCATCCTCTATACGGCGCGCCTCTCCGGACCCCGGGAAGAAAACGAGCTGGTCCTTCAAGAGGTTCGCGACCGTGCGCTCGTCTTTTTCGACGGCGCGTATCTCGGGGTCATCGAGCGGGCCGACGGGGAAAAGCGAATTCGGCTCTCGGTTCCGGCAGGCGGGGGAGAGCTGCGCATTCTCGTAGAGAATATGGGCAGAACGAACTTCGGTCCGTACTTGTCGGATCGGAAAGGGATCACGGAGGGCGTCCGGTTCGGCAACCAGTATATTTACGGCTGGACCATTCACACGCTTCCGCTGCGTGACTTAAGCGGTCTGGCCTACGGCGGAGAGGTACGGAAGCAGGAGAGTCCTTCCTTTTACAGAGGCGCTTTTGAGGTCGAAGAACCGGCCGATACATTCCTGGCATTGAAAGGCTGGAGCAAAGGCGTCGCCTACGTGAACGGCTTCAATCTCGGACGGTACTGGCATATCGGTCCGCAGCAGACGCTGTATGTCCCCGCGCCGCTGCTCCGCAAAGGCAAGAACGAGCTGGTCCTGTTCGAGCTGCACGGCGCCGATGCGCCTGTCGCGCGTCTGACGGACGAAGCGATGCTAGGGTGA
- a CDS encoding alpha-L-rhamnosidase, giving the protein MAKLQAVHLRCEYMRNPVGLGAAAPRLSWRLASDGFHVMQRAYRIQVSGGLAGFDEKELVWDTGRVDSDRSVLVDYGGFPLQARGRYRFRVKVWDAAGRESDWSEAASWEMGLLSPADWSASWITPDDSKIDPQAEEIFLLRKSFRVRSGIRRATVYVTALGLYELELNGRRVGDWQFTPGFTSYRNRLQAQAFDVTEPLRAGERHAIGAMLADGWYKGNLAWENHRNIFGDRRALLLQLHVDYEDGTAERIVSDGSWRAATGPILMSELYHGETYDARLEKTDWTTAEYDDGGWAAAVELHHPKDMLVMQENEPVRVTERLKPIALLRTPAGETVIDMGQNMVGRMQMRLDLPEGTSIALRHAEVLDRDGNFYVGNLRRAQQKVSYVCKGGGETYEPYFTFQGFRYVKVEGWPEDVPLELERFAGHVIHSDMARTGTFECSHPLLNRLQQNIVWGQRGNFLDIPTDCPQRDERIGWTGDAQAFIRTAAFNYCVAPFFSKWLRDLKADQRADGGVPFVVPHVLGDDAYSSSAWGDAAVICPWTIYLCYGDTRVLEEQYDSMKAWVEYMRAQGEDEGLWNTGFHYGDWLGLDAKEGSYVGATPKDLIATCFYAYSTGLFVKTARALGRMEDAEVYGELYRRIVAAFEREFVTPSGRLAAHTQTAHVLPLAFGLVEGPVRARLARTLAEYVAEQEFHLTTGFVGTPYLCQALSANGYHAHAVKLVQQEDYPSWLYSIHRGATTIWEHWDGIKPDGSFWSDDMNSFNHYAYGSVGEWLYRYVAGLDADEAQPGYRRIVIRPRPDSGLTYAKASYESAYGMVASGWRLAEDEAVTYEIQLPANTTAEARLPVGAAEHATINGVAAGQAEGVLSVREGDGELTLELGSGAYTVVVSKL; this is encoded by the coding sequence ATGGCAAAGCTGCAGGCGGTCCACCTGAGATGCGAATATATGCGAAATCCGGTCGGGCTCGGCGCCGCGGCGCCGCGGCTCAGCTGGCGGCTCGCGTCGGACGGCTTCCATGTGATGCAGCGCGCATATCGAATTCAAGTATCCGGCGGGCTGGCGGGATTCGACGAAAAAGAGCTGGTCTGGGATACGGGCCGGGTGGATTCGGATCGCTCCGTGCTCGTCGATTACGGCGGCTTCCCGCTTCAGGCTCGCGGGCGCTATCGATTTCGCGTGAAGGTGTGGGACGCGGCCGGCCGCGAATCGGATTGGAGCGAGGCGGCGTCATGGGAAATGGGGCTGTTGTCTCCTGCCGACTGGTCCGCGTCGTGGATTACGCCGGACGACTCGAAGATTGATCCGCAGGCGGAGGAGATCTTCCTGCTGCGCAAGAGCTTCCGGGTACGCAGCGGCATCAGGCGGGCGACGGTTTACGTTACGGCGCTCGGACTTTACGAATTGGAGCTGAACGGCCGGCGCGTCGGCGACTGGCAGTTTACGCCCGGCTTCACGAGCTACCGCAACCGGCTGCAGGCGCAGGCCTTCGACGTGACGGAGCCGCTTCGCGCAGGCGAGCGCCACGCGATCGGCGCCATGCTCGCGGACGGCTGGTACAAGGGCAATCTGGCCTGGGAAAATCACCGGAACATTTTCGGAGACCGACGGGCGCTGCTGCTGCAGCTTCATGTCGATTATGAAGACGGAACGGCGGAGCGCATCGTAAGCGACGGCTCGTGGCGGGCGGCGACCGGACCGATTCTCATGTCCGAGCTGTACCATGGCGAGACGTACGACGCCCGTCTGGAGAAGACGGACTGGACGACGGCGGAATACGACGATGGAGGATGGGCGGCGGCAGTCGAGCTGCATCATCCGAAGGATATGCTGGTCATGCAGGAGAACGAGCCGGTCCGCGTCACGGAGCGGCTCAAGCCGATCGCGCTGCTGCGTACGCCGGCCGGCGAGACCGTCATCGACATGGGACAAAACATGGTCGGACGCATGCAGATGCGCCTGGACTTGCCGGAGGGAACGTCGATTGCGCTGCGGCATGCGGAGGTGTTGGACCGGGACGGCAACTTCTACGTTGGCAATCTTCGCCGTGCGCAGCAGAAGGTCAGTTATGTCTGCAAGGGCGGCGGGGAAACGTACGAGCCTTATTTTACGTTTCAGGGATTCCGCTATGTGAAAGTAGAAGGCTGGCCGGAAGACGTGCCGCTCGAGCTTGAACGCTTCGCCGGTCACGTCATCCACTCAGACATGGCACGGACGGGCACGTTCGAATGCTCGCATCCGCTCCTGAACCGGTTGCAGCAGAACATCGTGTGGGGGCAGCGCGGCAACTTCCTGGACATTCCGACGGATTGCCCGCAGCGGGACGAGCGGATCGGCTGGACCGGCGACGCGCAAGCGTTTATTCGGACGGCAGCGTTTAACTACTGCGTGGCGCCGTTTTTCTCCAAGTGGCTGCGCGATCTGAAGGCGGACCAGCGCGCCGATGGCGGAGTGCCGTTCGTCGTTCCGCATGTGCTGGGCGATGATGCCTATTCTTCCTCCGCATGGGGGGATGCGGCTGTCATATGTCCCTGGACGATTTATTTGTGCTATGGAGATACGCGCGTGCTGGAGGAGCAGTACGACAGCATGAAGGCGTGGGTCGAGTATATGCGGGCGCAAGGGGAAGATGAAGGTTTGTGGAATACCGGCTTTCATTACGGCGATTGGCTCGGCCTCGACGCGAAGGAAGGGAGCTACGTCGGGGCCACGCCGAAGGATCTGATCGCGACCTGCTTCTACGCTTATTCCACCGGCCTGTTCGTGAAGACTGCGCGGGCGCTGGGCCGCATGGAGGACGCGGAGGTCTACGGCGAGCTCTACCGGCGCATTGTCGCCGCCTTCGAGCGCGAATTCGTGACGCCGAGCGGACGGCTTGCCGCCCATACGCAGACCGCGCATGTACTGCCGCTCGCCTTCGGGCTCGTGGAAGGGCCGGTGCGCGCAAGGCTGGCGCGTACGCTGGCCGAGTACGTGGCCGAGCAGGAATTCCATCTGACGACGGGCTTCGTCGGCACGCCTTATTTATGCCAAGCGTTATCCGCGAACGGATACCATGCGCATGCTGTCAAGCTCGTGCAGCAGGAGGATTACCCGTCTTGGCTGTATTCAATCCACCGCGGCGCGACGACCATCTGGGAGCACTGGGACGGGATCAAGCCGGACGGCAGCTTCTGGAGCGACGACATGAACTCCTTCAACCATTATGCGTACGGCTCCGTCGGCGAGTGGCTGTACCGGTATGTCGCGGGGCTCGACGCGGACGAGGCGCAGCCGGGCTATAGGCGCATCGTTATAAGGCCGCGTCCGGACTCGGGACTGACCTATGCGAAGGCTTCTTATGAATCGGCTTACGGGATGGTCGCGAGCGGTTGGCGGTTGGCGGAGGACGAAGCCGTGACGTATGAGATTCAGCTGCCGGCGAATACGACGGCAGAGGCGCGGCTGCCGGTAGGAGCTGCGGAGCATGCGACGATTAACGGCGTCGCTGCAGGGCAGGCCGAAGGCGTGCTGTCTGTCAGGGAAGGGGATGGCGAGCTGACGCTTGAACTTGGCTCGGGCGCGTATACAGTCGTCGTTTCAAAGCTATAA
- a CDS encoding Bax inhibitor-1/YccA family protein, which yields MRSGNPTLNDKTFERQGQRYGRDTMTIDGTVNKAFIMLVLLMAGAFVAWNNYFAGGDIIPFAIGGAILGFVLALIISFVPKTAPYLAPVYAVAEGVFLGAISANYESYYDGITLQAALLTMGIFIALLLAYKTRLIRATENFKLGIFAATAGIALVYLLSWVLGMFGVTVPYLHDSTPIGIGISVFIVIIAALNLVLDFDFIENGAQQGAPKYMEWYGAFGLLVTLVWLYLEIIRLLAKIRSRD from the coding sequence ATGCGCAGCGGCAATCCAACTTTGAACGACAAGACTTTTGAAAGGCAGGGCCAGCGTTACGGACGGGATACGATGACGATCGACGGCACGGTGAACAAGGCGTTCATCATGCTTGTCCTGCTCATGGCGGGAGCGTTCGTCGCCTGGAACAACTACTTCGCCGGCGGCGACATCATTCCGTTCGCGATCGGCGGAGCGATCCTCGGATTCGTGCTGGCGCTGATCATCAGCTTCGTGCCGAAGACGGCGCCGTACCTTGCGCCCGTATATGCTGTAGCTGAGGGTGTTTTCCTAGGCGCAATATCGGCGAATTACGAATCGTACTACGACGGCATCACGCTGCAGGCCGCGCTGCTCACGATGGGTATCTTCATCGCGCTGCTGCTTGCTTACAAGACGCGGCTGATCAGGGCGACCGAGAACTTCAAGCTCGGCATTTTTGCGGCGACGGCGGGCATCGCGCTCGTGTACCTGCTTAGCTGGGTGCTGGGCATGTTCGGCGTGACGGTGCCTTACCTGCACGACAGCACCCCGATCGGCATCGGCATCTCCGTCTTCATTGTCATCATCGCGGCGCTCAATCTCGTGCTGGACTTCGACTTCATCGAGAACGGGGCTCAACAAGGCGCGCCCAAGTACATGGAATGGTACGGCGCGTTCGGTCTGCTGGTGACGTTGGTGTGGCTGTATCTGGAGATTATCCGGCTGCTGGCGAAGATTCGGAGCCGGGACTAG